A single Vanessa atalanta chromosome 25, ilVanAtal1.2, whole genome shotgun sequence DNA region contains:
- the LOC125073762 gene encoding uncharacterized protein LOC125073762, with protein MEKIVVKTEVQPNGDILLFYVDENEESDLRGLENEVQNNVQLLPDTKYIIEEDLGEGESAEELDIAQASEQVSNDIWLEDEIKRLIVFYLDNKETFLSGATKKTHLWAVACKTMLAGKTPISCEVKLRELKKKYVQVCLENQNGGTIIWNYYNLCNQAFHDDNFVKMCLSENNSDNQITVNMPVKNVVNQDGILVVKKVNSCQNKDEQVEAMLNSYIKHKTFFQKQYNTQRGLWEAIAMDLGEQDVDYWHKRFLNFKQHYIRMIYKRKESGADSINWPYMKYFDKIFGDDEDFSRKYLYSEENDTKVSIMIENDPNSWNDIEITFLVKYYFDCFNEFHDPSIPNNFLWQEVGRLIDKTPENCEKKFEDLKNEHFDKLVEGDYDLANRIPLAILFDNIIAKEVEMEVNSPEKDGPDLWKTEQIDELVQYLYENIDMLKDPVCYYVSWASLARKLKRSVTSCRKQWNDLTTLYKNILDDKKENPDMQIDWRYIDLFDRIFDYGMDSNLLDGYEKLKELGQVNKSNKVGVKKITIKDNDDKFLENGTDDEELYDERGFTKRSKKRNGDVKAFKILEFYLKNKDKFASSQQKKLALWEILARQIGITATECAHRFRNFKQVYTGYVQREINKPEMPILWPYYNLCKKVFGYRAIKSKLKNGKMDSDDAEDWSAKEIKQLINYFSRNFSNFQENIEARSKWTEIAQEISRTETSCCDKFLELRKSYRKLKTMKARNPDVKVSWKYFNMLDDIYKYGEQNCEVLENMEVDECNDDDNELKLEMQEDDDYQCIIVIPEGEDINNTQIIIQEQEQDQDQEATEITNSKQIITKWNKRSKKRLLTLYLNYLRVHKGQEINQREMWTEIASKLDEKTPISCKKMFLKLKNQHKQLNEADFKLPYSNLLEKILTFKPKFAKSNKNKDLEEINTYEDIPMSDEKVYNALNYYLQNLEDFVSPKFEQKYLWTELAKFISEPVNKIFSKINYLKQTFDSEIETPFKEILHEILTKENALREEINKDPDPITEEDSEQTWSDIETERLLTWYLAHLDKFKNPKFVRSYLWMEASDILKKSPLVCSKKMSEIRSQYRTMVRENPEELDNWKFYNLCQRIYGTGKKSSTSNKGLEDI; from the exons ATGGAAAAAATAGTAGTTAAAACGGAGGTACAACCAAATGGAGATATACTGCTCTTTTACGTCGAtg AAAATGAAGAATCTGATCTCCGAGGTTTGGAAAATGaagttcaaaataatgtacaattattGCCAGATACTAAGTACATAATTGAAGAAGACCTAGGTGAAGGGGAGTCAGCTGAGGAACTGGATATAGCCCAGGCATCAGAACAGGTTTCCAATGATATTTGGTTAGAAGATGAAATAAAACGACTCATAGTTTTCTATCTTGataataaagaaacatttcTTAGTGGAGCTACAAAGAAAACACATTTATGGGCTGTTGCGTGTAAAACAATGCTGGCTGGTAAGACTCCAATATCATGTGAAGTAAAAttaagagaattaaaaaaaaaatatgttcaagtGTGCCTCGAAAATCAGAACGGAGGTACCATAATTTggaattattacaatttgtGTAATCAGGCATTTCACGATGACAACTTTGTTAAAATGTGCCTTAGTGAAAATAATAGCGATAATCAAATTACTGTGAATATGCCAGTTAAAAATGTTGTCAACCAAGATGGTATATTAGTTGTTAAAAAAGTCAATAGTTGTCAAAACAAAGATGAGCAAGTTGAAGCAATGCTCAATTCATACATCAAACACAAGACTTTCTTTCAGAAACAGTATAATACACAGAGAGGCTTATGGGAGGCTATTGCTATGGATTTGGGAGAACAGGATGTTGATTATTGGCACAAACGTTTCTTAAACTTCAAACAACACTATATAAGGATGATCTACAAACGTAAGGAAAGTGGAGCTGATAGTATTAATTGGCCATACATGAAatactttgataaaatatttggtGATGACGAAGATTTCTcacgtaaatatttatacagtgaAGAAAATGACACTAAAGTCTCTATAATGATTGAAAATGATCCAAATTCCTGGAatgatattgaaataacatttttggtTAAGTATTATTTCGATTGTTTCAATGAATTCCACGATCCGAGCATACCAAATAATTTTTTATGGCAAGAAGTTGGTAGATTAATAGACAAGACACCGGAAAATTGTGAGAAAAAATTTGAAGATCTTAAGAATGAACATTTCGATAAACTCGTAGAAGGTGACTATGATTTAGCAAATCGGATACCGTTGGCTATTTTGTTTGATAACATAATAGCCAAAGAAGTAGAAATGGAGGTTAATAGCCCCGAAAAAGATGGTCCTGATCTATGGAAGACGGAGCAAATTGATGAATTGGTGCagtatttgtatgaaaatatagaTATGTTAAAAGATCCTGTGTGTTATTATGTCAGTTGGGCATCCCTTGCGAGGAAATTGAAAAGAAGTGTAACATCTTGTCGTAAACAATGGAACGATCTGACTACACTTTATAAGAACAttttagatgataaaaaagaaaatcctGATATGCAAATAGACTGGAGGTACATTGACTTATttgatagaatatttgattacGGTATGGATAGCAATCTACTGGACGGATACGAGAAGTTGAAAGAACTCGGTCaagtaaataaatctaataaagtGGGAG ttaaaAAGATCACCATCAAAGATAACGATGATAAATTCCTTGAAAATGGAACAGATGACGAGGAACTCTACGACGAAAGAGGTTTTACAAAGCGTTCCAAAAAACGCAACGGAGACGTAAAAGCTTTCAAAATACTagaattctatttaaaaaataaagataaatttgcaTCATCGCAGCAGAAGAAATTGGCACTATGGGAAATCTTGGCACGACAAATAGGCATTACAGCAACGGAATGCGCTCACAGATTCCGCAATTTCAAACAAGTTTACACGGGATACGTTCAAAGGGAAATAAATAAGCCCGAAATGCCCATACTTTGGCCATACTACAACCTTTGCAAGAAAGTATTCGGCTATAGAGCCATAAAATCGAAATTGAAAAACGGGAAGATGGATTCTGACGACGCAGAAGACTGGTCCGCAAAGGAAATCAAGCAGTTGATCAATTATTTTTCTAGAAACTTCAGCAATTTCCAAGAAAATATCGAAGCAAGAAGCAAATGGACAGAAATAGCCCAAGAAATCAGTCGGACCGAAACAAGTTGTTGTGATAAATTTCTTGAGTTAAGGAAGTCTTATAGAAAATTGAAGACGATGAAAGCCCGTAATCCAGATGTTAAAGTCTcctggaaatattttaatatgctcgatgacatttataaatatggtGAACAAAACTGTGAAGTTCTGGAAAATATGGAAGTTGATGAGTgcaatgatgatgataatgaattAAAGCTGGAAATGCAGGAAG ATGATGATTATCAATGTATCATCGTTATACCCGAAGGCGAAGACATTAATAATactcaaattattattcaagaACAAGAACAAGATCAAGATCAAGAGGCCACAGAAATAACAAATTCAAAGCAAATCATAACGAAATGGAATAAGCGAAGTAAAAAACGACTTCTAACCCTTTATCTAAATTACCTAAGGGTGCACAAAGGACAGGAGATTAATCAAAGAGAAATGTGGACCGAAATTGCGTCGAAATTAGATGAAAAAACGCCCATTTCATGCAAGAAAATgttcttaaaactaaaaaatcaaCACAAGCAACTTAACGAAGCTGACTTCAAACTTCCGTATAGTAACCTCTTAGAGAAAATCCTCACTTTTAAACCTAAATTTGCcaaatcaaacaaaaacaagGATTTAGAAGAAATCAATACTTACGAAGACATACCAATGTCCGATGAGAAAGTTTACAatgctttaaattattacttgcaGAATCTTGAAGATTTTGTCAGCCCAAAATTTGAGCAGAAATATCTTTGGACGGAACTAGCGAAATTCATTTCTGAGCCAGTCAACAAAATATTCAGTAAAATTAACTACTTGAAGCAAACATTTGATAGTGAAATAGAAACTCCTTTTAAGGAGATCTTGCATGAAATATTGACAAAGGAAAATGCACTCAGAGAGGAAATAAATAAGGATCCTGATCCAATAACAGAGGAGGATAGTGAGCAAACATGGTCGGATATTGAAACTGAGCGTCTTCTAACATGGTACTTAGCCCATTTGGATAAGTTTAAGAATCCGAAGTTCGTTCGAAGTTATCTATGGATGGAAGCCTCCGATATATTGAAGAAGAGTCCACTGGTTTGTTCGAAGAAAATGTCCGAGATACGATCCCAGTACAGAACAATGGTTAGAGAAAATCCAGAGGAATTAGACAACTGGAAGTTTTACAATCTGTGTCAGAGAATTTATGGAACTGGGAAGAAGAGCTCGACTAGTAACAAGGGTCttgaagatatataa